The following nucleotide sequence is from Neochlamydia sp. AcF84.
GAAGCAAACCATTGCATGAGGCCTTTTTTAGTCCCTGAGATTTTAAAAGCGTTGATCGCTTCTTGATTTTGATTGGGGTCTTTAACTTCAAAATTACTTTTCAAAGCTTGTAAGGCAGCAATCATAGAAGGTGCACCTACTAAGCGTGCGCTTCCAGCATCGGCTCTATATTCGCGATAGCGAGAAAAGCTTGCGACTACAAGGCTGCCTAAAATCATAAAAACAATTTCTAAGCCAAAAACGATCATTTGGTACATAAAAGGAGAAGGTTCTTCATCCCGTTCTTTAGAGAAAGTTTTGCTAATACCATAAGCTACTATCCTGGCAAGGAACATTACAAAAGCATTAATGACTCCTTGTAATAAGGTCATGGTTACCATATCACCGTTAGCTATATGGGTAATTTCATGACCAATGACCGCGTCTACTTCATTTTTTTCCATACGCTCTATTAAGCCTGAAGAAACGGCTACTAAGGAGTTAGAACGAGAAGGCCCTGTTGCAAAGGCATTAAGTTCAGGGGAATAATAAATACCTACTTCTGGCATTTTAGGTAATCCTGCTTTTTTTGCTAGCTGATAGACTGTCTCAAGTACCGCACGTTTTTGTAAGTCGGAGGTATCTGGATCGATCATTTCTAATCCGACCATCCATTTGGCCATTACCTTGGACAAGAGTAGAGAAATAACCGCTCCTCCCATTCCCCATAACAAG
It contains:
- the htpX gene encoding protease HtpX; translation: MALAKRIILFLVVNFLVVAFISFITYFFNLQPFLMKKGINLPSLAIFCLLWGMGGAVISLLLSKVMAKWMVGLEMIDPDTSDLQKRAVLETVYQLAKKAGLPKMPEVGIYYSPELNAFATGPSRSNSLVAVSSGLIERMEKNEVDAVIGHEITHIANGDMVTMTLLQGVINAFVMFLARIVAYGISKTFSKERDEEPSPFMYQMIVFGLEIVFMILGSLVVASFSRYREYRADAGSARLVGAPSMIAALQALKSNFEVKDPNQNQEAINAFKISGTKKGLMQWFASHPPLDDRIARLQQLYRF